One stretch of Bacillota bacterium DNA includes these proteins:
- a CDS encoding DUF1659 domain-containing protein: MAIRENLLSRLRITVQVGQDLEGAAILRHRAYNRLRDSVSDTDVAAIAAVLASLQKHPVLFVHRIDEARVIG; encoded by the coding sequence ATGGCAATTCGTGAAAATCTACTCTCTCGCTTGCGCATCACCGTACAGGTAGGTCAAGACTTAGAAGGCGCGGCTATTCTGCGTCACCGGGCCTACAATCGTCTGCGCGATTCTGTCTCCGATACCGATGTAGCGGCCATAGCCGCTGTGCTAGCTAGTCTGCAGAAACATCCGGTGCTCTTTGTCCATCGCATTGACGAAGCTAGAGTAATTGGTTAG
- a CDS encoding PAS domain S-box protein, producing MPLKRVSTDVLACSHNSCQSKELRTALCLAHTVIDGSHDAIATYDLEGAITSFNPAAERLFKLQAEQAVGSSVWNLVPGHVLPTEQEVLRGLGGGNAPTPMETQRLTSEGELLDVLASISPLCSPEGHQIGFISAIRDVTEQKRMMTEFARLDRLYTLSEMAAGVTHEVRNPLTTVRGYLQLLRLKEEFAMYRFHFDLMIQELDRINELITQFLSLGQHTRGEKQLCSLCSVVKSLLPLIQAEALLRDMTIETHFEPDLPLLWLHEKEIKQLLLNLLQNGMDAMENGGRVLNIDIRGEYGAVVLCVEDQGCGIPLHVMERLFTPFVSTKEHGTGLGLAVCRKIAEHHQAQIKVQTDQGGTSIQVIFPVRELNLPPVG from the coding sequence ATGCCGCTAAAGAGAGTATCTACGGATGTGCTAGCTTGTAGCCATAACTCATGCCAATCTAAAGAGCTCAGAACGGCCTTGTGCCTTGCCCACACTGTCATCGACGGCAGCCACGACGCCATTGCTACCTACGACCTAGAGGGCGCGATCACGAGCTTTAATCCCGCTGCGGAACGCCTGTTCAAGTTGCAGGCCGAGCAAGCTGTGGGGTCTAGTGTGTGGAATCTTGTCCCAGGGCATGTCTTGCCCACTGAGCAGGAAGTCCTCCGCGGCTTAGGGGGCGGCAATGCTCCTACCCCTATGGAAACACAGCGCTTGACGAGTGAGGGGGAGTTGCTTGACGTACTAGCTTCCATCTCCCCCCTCTGCTCCCCAGAGGGGCATCAGATTGGCTTTATTAGCGCGATTAGAGATGTTACGGAACAAAAACGCATGATGACGGAGTTTGCGCGCCTAGACCGGCTGTATACATTGAGCGAAATGGCCGCGGGGGTGACCCACGAAGTGCGCAACCCCTTGACCACCGTAAGGGGCTACTTGCAGCTTTTGCGCCTCAAGGAAGAGTTCGCCATGTATCGGTTCCACTTTGACCTCATGATTCAGGAGCTTGACAGGATAAATGAGTTGATCACACAGTTTCTCTCGCTAGGCCAACATACGCGGGGTGAGAAGCAACTATGTTCATTGTGTAGCGTGGTAAAATCATTGCTCCCCCTCATTCAGGCCGAGGCGCTGCTCAGAGACATGACCATCGAGACCCATTTTGAGCCCGACCTTCCCCTGCTTTGGCTTCACGAAAAGGAGATTAAGCAGCTCTTGCTCAATCTCCTCCAAAACGGTATGGACGCTATGGAAAACGGCGGGCGAGTGCTTAACATTGACATAAGGGGCGAATACGGGGCTGTTGTCCTGTGTGTCGAGGACCAGGGCTGCGGCATCCCCCTACATGTCATGGAAAGACTCTTTACACCCTTTGTCTCCACGAAAGAACATGGCACGGGCCTAGGTCTGGCGGTGTGCCGTAAGATTGCCGAACATCATCAGGCGCAAATCAAGGTGCAGACCGACCAGGGGGGCACCAGTATTCAAGTCATTTTCCCAGTGCGCGAGCTTAACCTCCCGCCGGTGGGCTAA
- the asnS gene encoding asparagine--tRNA ligase, giving the protein MPTTTAKSLYRELAHNVDQEVHLEGWVRTIRASNTVGFIEFNDGTFFRNVQIVFDNTLADFATITKLAVASAIGVRGVVVATPGAKQPFEIKASEITVEAGSDSDYPLQKKRHSLEFLREIAHLRPRSNLFSAVFRVRSVAAHAIHSFFQEQGFVYIHSPIITSSDAEGAGAMFRVTTLDLLNPPKTAGRVDHTQDFFGKETFLSVSGQLEAEIFALAFKNVYTFGPTFRAENSHTARHAAEFWMIEPELAFADLADNMDNIEALVKYIVKYVLRECPEEMEFFNQYVEPGLLERLEKLVELDFVRLDYSKAIAILQESGKDFVYPPSWEDGLQTEHERYLCEEVYQRPVFVTNYPKGIKSFYMRLNDDGITVAATDLLVPSIGELVGASQREERLDVLVARMNELGMQLEPYWWYLELRKYGGVKHAGYGLGFERLIMYLTGVSNVRDVIPCPRTVGNLKI; this is encoded by the coding sequence ATGCCAACAACTACCGCCAAGAGCCTCTACCGTGAACTAGCGCACAATGTTGACCAAGAGGTACACCTCGAAGGCTGGGTGCGCACCATACGCGCCTCTAACACAGTAGGCTTTATCGAGTTCAATGACGGAACCTTTTTTAGGAATGTGCAAATTGTTTTCGACAACACTCTCGCCGACTTCGCCACTATCACGAAGCTTGCCGTCGCTTCGGCCATAGGCGTACGAGGCGTAGTGGTAGCAACGCCAGGTGCCAAGCAACCCTTCGAAATAAAGGCAAGCGAAATCACCGTAGAGGCGGGCTCGGACAGTGACTACCCTTTGCAGAAAAAGCGGCACTCTCTAGAATTCTTGCGCGAAATAGCCCACTTGCGCCCTCGCTCTAACCTCTTCTCGGCTGTGTTTCGCGTGCGTTCCGTTGCGGCCCATGCTATCCATTCTTTCTTTCAAGAGCAAGGCTTCGTCTACATCCACTCCCCCATTATCACTAGCAGTGACGCCGAAGGCGCCGGAGCAATGTTCAGAGTAACTACTCTCGACCTGCTAAATCCACCGAAAACGGCAGGGCGAGTTGACCATACCCAAGATTTTTTTGGCAAAGAAACCTTCCTCTCGGTAAGCGGGCAGTTAGAGGCCGAGATTTTCGCCTTAGCGTTTAAGAATGTCTACACCTTTGGGCCTACTTTTCGGGCCGAAAATTCGCATACAGCGCGCCATGCCGCTGAGTTCTGGATGATAGAGCCAGAACTCGCCTTCGCCGACCTCGCCGACAACATGGACAATATTGAAGCTCTTGTAAAATATATCGTAAAGTATGTACTCCGGGAATGCCCCGAGGAAATGGAGTTTTTCAATCAGTATGTGGAACCTGGCCTGTTAGAGCGGCTAGAAAAGCTGGTGGAATTAGACTTTGTGCGGCTCGACTACAGCAAAGCGATCGCTATTCTGCAAGAATCGGGGAAGGATTTTGTCTACCCTCCTTCGTGGGAGGACGGCCTGCAGACTGAACACGAACGCTACCTCTGCGAGGAAGTCTATCAGAGGCCTGTGTTCGTAACCAATTACCCCAAGGGTATTAAATCTTTTTACATGCGCTTAAACGATGATGGAATCACTGTGGCCGCCACAGACTTGCTGGTTCCTAGTATAGGTGAGTTAGTCGGCGCGAGCCAGAGGGAAGAGCGCCTAGATGTGCTGGTCGCCCGCATGAATGAACTCGGCATGCAGCTAGAACCTTACTGGTGGTACCTGGAGCTACGTAAGTACGGCGGGGTTAAGCATGCAGGTTACGGCCTTGGTTTTGAGCGCCTGATTATGTACTTGACAGGCGTAAGCAATGTGCGCGATGTCATCCCTTGCCCGCGCACTGTCGGCAATCTCAAGATATAG
- a CDS encoding class I SAM-dependent methyltransferase, with the protein MVATKRAPRSPLPKTTPPPAPRRPEETHWGDVALWYDKHVGDEGSEYHREVILPGVLRLLNLDKITSGKPRLLDIACGQGVLCRALAKEGCQVVGIDAAAELIAAAKRRNSGDNLSIDYRVADATKLIEGIGKTADGLRPGSFDAVTIVLSIQNMTPLSPVWHAVWSLLKPKGTLVIVMMHPCFRIPRHSDWMWHEKSLQQQRVVSQYLSSAEVSIVTHPGDAARGLGSSTTTHFHRPLQAYINTLGNAGLFVDRLDEWTSHKVDQAGPKKAAMDKAREEIPLFLALRARKM; encoded by the coding sequence ATGGTGGCCACGAAGCGCGCCCCTAGATCTCCCCTGCCAAAGACAACTCCGCCTCCTGCACCGCGGCGGCCGGAGGAGACGCACTGGGGAGATGTGGCACTGTGGTATGACAAGCATGTGGGAGACGAGGGTAGCGAATATCATCGTGAAGTCATCCTGCCTGGAGTCCTCCGCCTGTTGAACTTAGACAAAATAACCTCGGGCAAGCCGCGACTACTAGATATAGCTTGCGGACAAGGCGTCTTATGTCGTGCTTTGGCTAAGGAGGGCTGTCAAGTTGTTGGTATAGACGCTGCTGCAGAACTTATTGCCGCGGCCAAGCGTCGCAACAGTGGAGACAATTTGTCCATAGATTATCGTGTGGCCGATGCCACTAAGCTAATCGAGGGTATAGGCAAGACCGCAGATGGACTGCGGCCTGGTAGCTTTGACGCGGTGACCATCGTCCTCAGTATCCAGAACATGACGCCGCTATCTCCGGTCTGGCATGCGGTGTGGTCCTTGCTTAAACCAAAAGGAACACTCGTTATAGTTATGATGCACCCCTGTTTTCGGATACCGCGCCACTCTGATTGGATGTGGCATGAAAAGTCCTTGCAGCAGCAACGTGTCGTTTCCCAGTACCTAAGCAGTGCCGAAGTAAGCATTGTTACTCATCCCGGAGATGCGGCGCGCGGCTTGGGTAGTTCTACGACGACCCATTTTCATCGACCTTTACAGGCCTATATCAACACTCTGGGCAATGCCGGTCTTTTCGTTGATCGCCTGGATGAATGGACTAGCCATAAAGTGGACCAAGCTGGCCCTAAAAAGGCAGCTATGGATAAGGCCCGTGAAGAAATACCTCTCTTTTTAGCTCTACGTGCCCGCAAAATGTAG
- a CDS encoding AI-2E family transporter, whose translation MCYVAVAFSVWIVGRLIAELTYFVSKLPHWQALLTEQGEAIVSLVQEYFAFLPIDLRALLALDFNFANLAEQMSATIPVIITAIVGFASLVPTAVVFIIVLVVAAFFITVDLDGLKSRAVSLTPPGTARPLLDVLARLTKATLGWAKTQLIMMVVTSIIVLVGLVLLRVRFVMLLAVTVGVVDALPVLGPGAIFVPWIVWSLLADNMFLAGGLAIIYALTLLGRYSLSPYILSENIGIEPLPTLIASYVGLVLLGFVGLAMGPLLLVVYKALAEVGLIGKVKGWLLS comes from the coding sequence TTGTGCTATGTCGCAGTAGCGTTTTCAGTGTGGATAGTAGGCAGGTTAATTGCGGAACTCACCTACTTTGTCAGCAAGCTACCTCACTGGCAGGCCCTTCTCACTGAGCAGGGAGAGGCAATTGTGTCCCTGGTACAAGAATACTTTGCTTTCTTGCCCATCGACCTAAGGGCGCTCTTGGCCTTAGATTTTAATTTTGCCAACTTGGCTGAACAAATGAGTGCCACCATTCCGGTTATCATTACCGCCATTGTGGGCTTCGCTTCGTTGGTCCCTACAGCTGTGGTTTTTATAATCGTCTTAGTAGTGGCGGCCTTCTTTATTACGGTGGATTTAGATGGGCTGAAGTCCCGCGCAGTTAGTTTGACTCCACCCGGGACAGCACGGCCACTGCTCGATGTACTTGCTCGCCTCACTAAGGCCACCTTGGGCTGGGCAAAAACGCAATTAATCATGATGGTTGTGACGTCCATCATTGTCTTAGTGGGCCTCGTTCTCTTACGAGTTCGTTTTGTCATGCTCCTTGCTGTCACTGTCGGCGTAGTCGATGCCTTGCCCGTGCTTGGTCCGGGGGCTATCTTTGTGCCTTGGATTGTCTGGTCCTTGCTGGCCGACAATATGTTCTTGGCAGGTGGCTTGGCCATAATATATGCCCTTACTCTGCTGGGGCGGTATAGTCTCTCGCCGTATATTCTTTCAGAAAATATTGGCATTGAGCCTCTGCCTACGCTAATTGCGAGCTATGTGGGGCTGGTGCTGCTAGGGTTTGTCGGCCTAGCCATGGGACCCCTACTCCTAGTCGTATACAAGGCTTTAGCCGAAGTCGGCTTGATCGGCAAGGTTAAAGGGTGGCTCTTGTCGTAA
- a CDS encoding phage holin family protein encodes MQLFESLRETLRPPTIRLLGLVWSIIYYLVEPDAAFLAVWIAVMLDLVSKLVAISAQKGGFMVALTAGEISSKKAFRGTFIKLVAYFTLGVLCAQVEHVAGTEVVAVMSKTLVYGFLFTVESISILENLVAAGLPNLAPLLAQLRRAARREAE; translated from the coding sequence ATGCAGCTTTTCGAGAGTTTAAGAGAGACTTTGCGTCCGCCCACAATTAGGTTGCTCGGCCTAGTATGGTCCATCATCTACTACCTCGTGGAGCCAGACGCCGCCTTTCTTGCTGTGTGGATTGCCGTTATGCTCGACCTAGTTAGCAAGCTGGTGGCGATTTCGGCCCAAAAAGGTGGCTTCATGGTGGCGCTGACAGCGGGTGAAATTTCAAGCAAAAAAGCTTTTCGGGGTACTTTTATCAAGCTAGTGGCCTACTTTACGCTGGGTGTCCTCTGTGCGCAAGTAGAACATGTGGCGGGTACAGAAGTAGTTGCCGTCATGAGCAAGACCTTGGTCTACGGCTTCCTTTTTACCGTCGAAAGCATAAGCATTCTCGAAAACCTAGTTGCGGCGGGACTGCCTAATCTGGCACCTTTGCTAGCGCAACTTAGACGGGCAGCGCGGCGTGAGGCCGAGTAA
- a CDS encoding 4Fe-4S binding protein codes for MRLATESSRCSGCKVCLTICALSHFGENNPKKGALRVEGKFPVPGVFEVAVCNQCGECAKVCPVDAIRESDGVYILHREDCISCMNCVPVCPFNVLIVHNSESAPIKCDNCGDCVRYCPREAIVDAERVLTRIGG; via the coding sequence TTGCGTCTGGCTACAGAATCTAGTCGATGCTCAGGATGCAAAGTCTGTTTGACGATTTGCGCCCTAAGTCATTTCGGCGAGAACAATCCCAAGAAGGGTGCACTGCGTGTAGAAGGCAAATTTCCTGTTCCTGGGGTGTTTGAAGTTGCGGTATGTAATCAATGCGGCGAGTGTGCTAAAGTGTGTCCGGTCGATGCCATCAGGGAAAGCGACGGAGTCTATATTCTCCACCGCGAGGATTGCATTAGTTGCATGAACTGCGTACCAGTATGTCCTTTTAATGTTCTTATCGTTCATAATTCCGAGAGCGCTCCTATCAAGTGCGACAATTGTGGCGATTGTGTGCGTTACTGTCCGCGCGAGGCTATCGTCGATGCAGAACGTGTTCTCACTCGTATAGGTGGATAG
- a CDS encoding aldehyde ferredoxin oxidoreductase family protein: MNGYAGNILRVDLSARTHRIEPLPQELADNFIGGRGFVAKLMWDEIPPGADPLGPDNKIIIAPGPLTGVFLPGAGKLEFGAKSPASGGYGDSNVGGHISPEIKQAGFDTIILSGQASSPVYLVIDDFNISIREAGHLWGKGAIETETALKHELGEEFQICTIGPAGENLVLFACISHDYGRQAGRTGIAAVMGSKNLKAIAVHGTKSIPLADPEAVLKKGKEMFAACFDKPGFLEWTPQGTAGVTDWVNEVGAFPTRNFQTSFFPKHKNINGEALVNRIKITDKACFGCPIPCGKYSRVKRPQYDVHVEGPEYETIALIGGNTEIDNIEDCAYANYIVDELGLDSISAGNVVGFAMECYQKGIITTADLDGRTLNFGSVDDFVWLAQAMAHRQGIGNILADGVKRAAAVFGQGSERFAIHVKGVEWTGYEARYAPAMMLSYMTADVGAHHNRSWAITFDVASGRDKLEGKAKRVVELQHIRPLFDMLCLCRLQWVELGFELDWYPQIFAAVTGKEQSFDELLKFSERVWNLTRSYSLREIEGFGRDFDYPPKRFMEEPIPDGPAEGKFMPREVLDRLLDEYYALRGWDARGIPSRHKLAELGLSFVEPVIAPLRN, translated from the coding sequence ATGAACGGTTATGCAGGGAATATTCTGCGGGTAGATCTTTCCGCTAGGACGCATCGTATCGAACCGCTGCCGCAAGAATTAGCCGATAACTTTATCGGCGGGAGAGGTTTCGTGGCTAAACTCATGTGGGATGAAATCCCACCCGGGGCCGACCCCTTAGGTCCAGATAACAAGATAATTATCGCCCCGGGGCCGCTCACGGGTGTTTTTCTGCCCGGTGCTGGCAAGCTTGAGTTTGGCGCGAAGTCCCCCGCATCGGGTGGCTACGGCGACTCGAATGTCGGCGGGCATATTTCCCCAGAAATCAAGCAGGCTGGCTTTGACACCATCATTCTCTCCGGACAAGCATCATCGCCGGTTTACCTGGTGATAGACGATTTCAATATTTCCATACGTGAGGCGGGTCATCTTTGGGGCAAGGGTGCCATTGAGACAGAGACTGCCCTTAAACACGAGCTTGGCGAAGAATTTCAGATTTGCACTATCGGACCAGCTGGAGAAAACTTAGTTCTCTTTGCCTGCATCAGCCACGACTATGGACGACAAGCCGGGCGAACTGGCATTGCTGCGGTGATGGGCAGCAAGAACCTCAAGGCGATAGCAGTGCACGGCACGAAGAGCATCCCCCTTGCAGACCCAGAAGCGGTTCTTAAGAAGGGGAAAGAGATGTTTGCAGCCTGCTTTGACAAACCGGGCTTTCTAGAGTGGACACCTCAGGGCACCGCGGGGGTCACGGATTGGGTCAACGAAGTTGGCGCTTTCCCCACGCGCAATTTCCAAACAAGTTTTTTCCCCAAGCACAAAAACATCAACGGCGAAGCCTTAGTCAACAGGATTAAGATAACGGACAAGGCCTGCTTCGGCTGTCCTATTCCTTGCGGCAAGTACTCACGCGTTAAGAGACCCCAGTATGACGTGCACGTCGAGGGGCCTGAATACGAGACCATAGCCCTTATTGGCGGCAATACCGAGATCGACAATATTGAAGACTGTGCTTACGCTAACTACATTGTGGATGAGCTAGGCCTTGATTCTATATCGGCTGGCAATGTCGTTGGTTTTGCCATGGAATGTTACCAGAAGGGTATCATCACCACAGCAGATTTAGATGGCCGTACTCTCAACTTCGGGAGTGTTGACGACTTTGTCTGGCTAGCGCAGGCCATGGCACACCGTCAAGGCATAGGTAATATTTTAGCCGATGGTGTGAAAAGAGCGGCGGCAGTTTTTGGACAGGGTTCTGAGCGTTTCGCCATTCATGTGAAGGGCGTAGAATGGACTGGGTATGAGGCCCGCTATGCCCCCGCCATGATGCTCTCGTACATGACGGCCGATGTCGGAGCGCACCACAATCGCTCCTGGGCCATCACTTTTGACGTGGCCAGCGGCCGCGACAAGTTAGAGGGCAAGGCCAAACGCGTAGTCGAGTTGCAGCATATTCGTCCGCTCTTTGACATGCTCTGCCTATGCCGCCTGCAGTGGGTGGAATTAGGCTTCGAGCTCGACTGGTATCCGCAAATTTTTGCCGCCGTTACCGGCAAGGAGCAGAGCTTTGATGAGTTGCTCAAGTTCTCAGAACGCGTATGGAACCTCACACGTTCCTACAGCCTGCGCGAAATCGAAGGCTTTGGCCGCGATTTTGACTACCCGCCTAAGCGTTTTATGGAAGAGCCCATTCCAGATGGTCCGGCCGAGGGCAAGTTTATGCCACGCGAAGTTCTCGACCGTCTCCTAGATGAGTACTACGCCTTGCGCGGCTGGGACGCGAGGGGAATTCCTTCGCGGCACAAGCTGGCGGAGTTGGGTCTCTCCTTTGTGGAGCCGGTTATCGCTCCTCTGCGCAACTAA
- a CDS encoding PrsW family intramembrane metalloprotease has protein sequence MLVEHSKRKAGHVMPLVAIALAPIFALFTYFYVRDQYEKEPSLLLLLVFGGGFLSVVPVILLGQIFYSILNFLVDPRWLLHDLIENFIVIALVEEGLKFLVVLQLAYRHPAFNEPYDGMLYAITASLGFAALENILYVLNGGLVVGFARMVLSVPAHALFGAFMGYYAGRAKFSVAHSKHYLFAALLFPTLLHGLYNFLLSINRGEFALLVVPLSLFMWWRALRQVRIASLRSPFRPQNLPPGEDS, from the coding sequence TTGCTGGTAGAACATAGTAAGAGAAAGGCAGGTCATGTCATGCCGTTAGTGGCCATTGCTCTCGCGCCAATCTTCGCGCTTTTTACCTATTTTTATGTTCGCGACCAGTACGAGAAAGAGCCGAGCCTACTCCTCCTCCTGGTTTTTGGCGGAGGCTTTTTAAGTGTTGTGCCGGTTATTCTGCTCGGGCAAATCTTCTACTCCATTCTCAACTTCCTTGTAGATCCACGTTGGCTGCTCCATGACCTTATTGAAAATTTTATAGTTATTGCCTTGGTCGAAGAAGGGCTTAAATTCTTGGTAGTGCTGCAACTTGCCTATCGCCACCCCGCTTTTAATGAGCCCTATGACGGCATGCTTTATGCCATCACCGCCTCTCTTGGTTTCGCTGCTCTCGAAAATATTCTCTATGTGTTAAATGGCGGCTTAGTCGTCGGCTTCGCTCGCATGGTGCTCTCTGTGCCGGCGCACGCCCTGTTTGGGGCCTTTATGGGCTACTATGCCGGGAGAGCTAAGTTCTCTGTAGCTCATAGCAAGCATTATTTGTTCGCGGCGCTCTTGTTTCCTACTCTACTCCACGGGCTCTACAACTTTCTCTTATCGATAAATCGCGGTGAGTTTGCCTTGCTCGTGGTGCCGCTCTCCCTGTTTATGTGGTGGCGAGCTTTGCGCCAAGTACGCATTGCCTCCTTGCGCTCACCATTTAGACCGCAGAATCTACCCCCAGGGGAAGACAGCTAG
- the iorA gene encoding indolepyruvate ferredoxin oxidoreductase subunit alpha: MKALFTGNEAIARGAYEYGVAVATAYPGTPSTEILENISKYKEIKAQWSPNEKVAMEVAAGASIAGARTLVAMKHVGVNVAADPLFTMSYAGVQGGLVLVTADDPGMHSSQNEQDNRYYAMFSKIPMLEPSDSQEAKDFVGHSLLLSEEFDVPVLLRITTRIAHSKTIVYLNEPMERLVKPYTKDIQKNVMIPAHARQKRLLLEERHRQLKEYSEATPLNRIEWQDKKVGVITSGISYQYVKEALPMASVLKLGFTWPLPENLIRSFAREVETLYVIEENEPYLEEQIRALGLQVEGKALFPIMGELSATIIRRALGTSALATTISSVRVPNRPPVLCPGCPHRAVFYVLKQLRLVVTGDIGCYTLGALSPLDSMDTCICMGASIPMALGFEKAHPELAEKTVAVIGDSTFAHSGLTGLMDIVYNQGTATVLILDNSTTAMTGHQEHPGTGKSLSGETTPQIDIAALCRAIGVSRTFVVDPFEMDGLKDLLKREVATREPSVIVARRPCALIVKQTTEALAVDATKCVGCKMCGRIGCPAISFVDKKSHINSSLCIGCGLCVGLCKFGAIAKEVRS, from the coding sequence ATGAAAGCACTCTTTACGGGCAACGAGGCCATTGCGCGAGGCGCCTACGAATATGGCGTAGCCGTGGCAACAGCATACCCAGGCACACCAAGTACCGAAATTCTAGAGAATATCAGCAAGTACAAAGAAATCAAAGCACAGTGGTCACCTAATGAAAAAGTAGCCATGGAAGTTGCAGCAGGTGCCTCCATTGCTGGGGCGCGTACTCTCGTTGCCATGAAGCATGTCGGTGTGAATGTCGCGGCCGACCCTTTATTCACCATGTCATACGCTGGGGTACAAGGTGGCCTTGTACTCGTTACAGCTGATGACCCAGGCATGCACAGCTCACAAAATGAGCAAGATAACCGCTACTATGCCATGTTTAGTAAAATTCCCATGCTGGAGCCTAGCGATAGCCAAGAGGCCAAGGATTTTGTGGGGCACTCCCTCCTCCTCAGTGAGGAGTTTGATGTGCCAGTGCTCTTGCGCATCACCACGCGCATAGCTCACTCTAAGACTATTGTCTATCTAAACGAACCAATGGAGCGCCTTGTTAAGCCTTATACTAAGGACATACAAAAAAATGTCATGATACCTGCCCATGCGCGGCAAAAACGCCTCCTGCTTGAAGAACGCCATCGCCAACTCAAAGAGTATAGCGAAGCCACCCCCTTAAACCGCATTGAATGGCAGGACAAAAAAGTCGGTGTTATTACTTCAGGAATAAGCTATCAATATGTCAAAGAGGCTCTACCCATGGCTTCTGTACTCAAACTCGGGTTTACCTGGCCATTACCAGAGAACCTTATCCGTAGCTTTGCCAGAGAAGTAGAGACTCTCTATGTCATTGAAGAGAATGAGCCTTACCTCGAAGAACAAATAAGAGCGCTCGGCCTGCAAGTGGAAGGAAAAGCCCTCTTCCCCATCATGGGTGAACTTTCCGCTACCATCATTCGCCGCGCACTTGGTACTAGCGCCTTAGCAACAACTATTTCCTCGGTCAGGGTGCCCAATCGCCCACCCGTACTCTGCCCAGGCTGCCCACACCGCGCGGTGTTTTATGTCCTAAAGCAACTGCGCCTAGTTGTTACGGGCGATATTGGTTGCTACACGCTAGGTGCGCTTTCGCCCTTAGATAGCATGGATACGTGTATTTGCATGGGGGCCTCCATACCCATGGCGTTAGGCTTCGAAAAAGCTCATCCGGAGCTCGCGGAAAAGACTGTGGCAGTAATTGGTGATTCCACCTTTGCGCATTCGGGGCTTACTGGTCTTATGGATATAGTCTACAACCAGGGTACCGCAACCGTTCTCATACTAGACAACAGCACGACGGCCATGACTGGGCATCAAGAGCATCCTGGCACCGGCAAAAGCCTTAGTGGAGAAACTACCCCGCAAATTGATATAGCTGCACTATGCCGTGCCATAGGCGTCAGCCGCACCTTCGTCGTCGACCCCTTTGAGATGGACGGTCTAAAAGACTTGCTGAAGAGAGAAGTAGCCACGCGGGAGCCCTCGGTCATTGTCGCTAGACGTCCCTGCGCCTTGATAGTCAAACAAACAACAGAAGCCCTCGCCGTTGATGCGACAAAGTGCGTGGGCTGCAAGATGTGTGGGCGTATTGGCTGCCCTGCCATAAGCTTCGTCGATAAGAAAAGCCATATCAACAGCTCTCTGTGCATAGGCTGTGGTCTATGTGTGGGGCTATGCAAGTTTGGCGCTATAGCGAAGGAGGTCCGCTCATGA
- a CDS encoding DUF2922 domain-containing protein has product MNKTLQMVFTNAGGRPVTISVVDPREDLTETEVTAAMDMLIARNVFVSAQGALVDRVGARVVSRGVSTIFG; this is encoded by the coding sequence ATGAATAAGACTTTGCAAATGGTGTTTACCAATGCAGGCGGCCGGCCGGTTACCATTTCGGTGGTCGATCCGCGCGAAGACTTAACAGAGACTGAAGTGACTGCTGCGATGGACATGCTCATCGCCCGCAATGTTTTTGTGAGTGCGCAGGGCGCGTTGGTAGATAGAGTTGGCGCGCGAGTCGTCAGCCGCGGCGTTAGTACCATATTCGGTTAA
- a CDS encoding indolepyruvate oxidoreductase subunit beta, giving the protein MKTLNILLVGVGGQGTILASKILAEVAMMQGLDVKMSEIHGMAQRGGSVVTQVRMGEKIYGPVIDEGEADFIVAFEKLEALRWIHYLRPGGVVVVNNQQIDPMTVITGQFVYPPEILDTLLERADDVNILDALQLAREAGSAKTVNVVLLGALARKMEIPKEDWHEAIRRTVAPAFLALNMAAFSAGLKEA; this is encoded by the coding sequence ATGAAAACACTAAACATCCTATTGGTAGGTGTCGGGGGCCAGGGCACCATCCTCGCCTCCAAGATCTTGGCCGAAGTCGCCATGATGCAGGGCTTAGACGTCAAGATGTCCGAAATTCACGGCATGGCTCAACGCGGCGGCAGTGTAGTTACACAAGTACGCATGGGCGAGAAGATTTACGGGCCCGTTATCGATGAAGGTGAGGCCGACTTTATAGTCGCCTTTGAGAAACTCGAAGCACTGCGCTGGATACATTACCTGCGGCCGGGCGGCGTGGTCGTGGTCAACAACCAGCAGATTGACCCCATGACAGTGATTACCGGCCAATTTGTTTACCCCCCAGAGATCTTAGATACTCTGCTGGAGCGTGCCGATGATGTCAATATCTTAGACGCGCTACAATTAGCAAGAGAGGCCGGAAGCGCTAAAACAGTCAATGTGGTGCTACTAGGTGCTCTAGCCCGCAAAATGGAGATCCCCAAGGAGGATTGGCACGAAGCTATTCGCCGCACAGTAGCACCCGCCTTTCTCGCTCTTAACATGGCGGCTTTTAGCGCCGGTCTAAAAGAGGCGTAA